DNA from Nitrospira sp.:
TAGCTCGCCTTCATTTCTCCATTCCCCCGCCGCCCAACGGTGCGAACGGCACGGCGGGATTAAATTTGTTCACCGGGTTCAATGGGTTGTCCGGTCGATAGCGATTCACTGGATTGAACGGATTATTTGGGTTGTATTGGTTGATCGGGTTGGTCGGATTGCCGGGATCGTACCGGTTTACGGGATTGAACGGGTTATCCGGCGCGTAAGCGTTGACGGGATTGAGCGGATTGTCCGGCTGGTACTTTGTGACAGGGTTGAAGATGTTATAGTCCCGCTCGTAGCGTGGATCGAAGCCTGGCTCGCCGTGGCTGACAGCCGTCCACAGGAGCATCGTGATCACCGCTGTGAATCCTGTCGCATATCGCATGGCCACCTCCCTGTGCAACGTGATCATGCCGCATTGTCACACAGGACTGTGACATCCGAGGTCACTCCTCGAAGAAGGTCGGTCTGGTCTGTCTCGTCTATCTGGTCTCTCTGGTCTGTTTGGTGAAACAAGTTGGGAGATCACTCATCGGTCCAGATCCTTTTCGCTTCCTCCCTCACGGCTTTCCGCAGGGTCTCAGGCCGGATTACCGTCACACCGCTGCCGAAACTCAGAATCCAGCCGAGCAGTTCCCGGGTCTCGGCAAGGGACAAGGTCATTCGCAGCCGCCCTCGGCTCAGATGCAGGAGCCGCTGGCTGGGATGCCAGACACGGTCCTTCACCCAGGCAGCAGTCGGTTTATCGAACAGAAGTTCCACCTCGATCCGCGGGCCGCGCATGACGGTCAACGCATCCTGCACGAACGCATCCAAATCGAAGCCGAGCGGTAATTGATAGGGATGATCGGTCAGCGTGACGGATGTGATCCGCTCGACGGCGAACATGCGCGGTTCTTTGCGGAGGTGGCAGTAGCCGATCAGGTAGAGTCCGCCTGACGCGTACCAGAGCCGGTAGGGATCGATCTCGCGCCTGGTCATGCGGGTACGAGAGGCCGAGAAATAGCGCACTTGCACGGTCCGGTGCTTGTCGACCGCTTGGGTGAGCCGATCAATGGTCTCTCGATGTTGCTTGTAGGTCTTGTGCGGGCCAAGGCCGACTGCAAACACATTCTGGACTCGTTGCATATAGTCGAGCGATACTGGAGGCAGAAGGCTCGAAGCTTTCGCCATGGCCGAATCCAGGGCTGCCTGAATGTGCGTGCCTGCCAACGGCTTGAGGAGCGCCCGGCTCATCACCAGCGCCATCAGTTCAGTCGGCGACAACGACAAGGCCGGAGCCTGACGCACTCCATCCATAAGGCGCCATCGTACAGAGCCGTCGATCTGTTCACTGATGAGAGGAAATCCGGCTGACTCGAGCGCCTCCAGATCGCGCCTGACCGTCCGGGCATGGCGACTATAGTCGGCGGGCAGCCGCTTGCGCAGTTCATCCAGCGTCACGCCGCGCGGCGATTCCAGCAATCGAAGCACATGCCACTGCCTGGTCACTTGATCATTGCGCGGCATCGGTTACTCTCTCGACCAGCAGGAACTACACAGCACTCAGTGGAGATTGCCTCTCCTTCGTATCACGATAAGGCGATAAGAATGAAGGAATGCTTTGATTTGCGAGTGGATGGCAGGGAACGGATCATGAAGAATCTGTACGGAGGTGAGTTAAGGAGCGCTTATGTCTTAACAGGTGGAAAACTCGGTTGATGCCGAAAATATAGCCGGAAGTGTCCGTTCGGTGCCAACGCCAGAATACCTTCAGGATGCTCAAAAAGGCTGTCCAGCAAGGCCGCAGCGAGCGAAGAAGCGAGGCGTACGCTTCGGTACGTTGAGCCTCTGAGCGATACGAGAACGCCGCTGGCGGACTTTTTCAGCATCCTGCTAAGACTTTTTAATCCGATTCAGAATCAACGCGACACAGCCTCCCAGCAATCCTCCGCCCATGATGGTGGTCAGCACCTCGACGAGTTTCAGTTCCCAGACGGACCCTTGAGCCTGCATGACTTCTCTGATGCCGCCTTGCACCATGATAACGGCCAGGGCCATCGTCGCTCCCACGACAAACCACCAGAGAAACACTTTTACCGATGCCACTGAAGCCTCACACGTCAGGATTGCGGTCGAATGAACGATATTGAATAGCCTCCGCGATGTGGACGGCCTCAATCTTATCAGCGTCAGCTAAGTCGGCAATGGTGCGAGCGACGCGCAGGATGCGACCATGCGCCCGCGCCGACAGTCGGAGCCTGGCCATCGCTTGTTCAAGCAAGTCTTGGGCTGGTTGACCCAGGCCACAATACCGCTTTACCATCCGCGGCTTCAACTGGGCATTCGTGTAGATGCCGTCGCTTCGGTACCGCCGCCGTTGGCGCTCGCGGGCCGCCATGACACGTGATCTGATCGAGGTCGATCCTTCGGGAGCAGGGAGTTCGGTGCGTAGTTCGCGCACCGGAACAGGCGGCACGTCCAGGTGAATATCCAGCCGATCGAGCAGCGGCCCGGAGAGTTTCGAGCGATACCGACGAATCTGAGTGCCGGTACAAATACAGGGCCTGGTTCGATCCCCATAATATCCGCAAGGACAAGGATTCATCGCGGCAATCAACATGAAGCGAGCAGGATATTTCAGGGTTCCGCTCGCTCTGGTCAAGATCACATGTCCATCTTCCAACGGTTGCCGCAATCCCTCAAGCACGCCCCGTTTGAACTCGGGTGACTCATCCAGAAACAGCACGCCGTTATGCGCCAGTGAGACCTCCCCAGGCTTTGGAACGGTGCCCCCTCCCACCAGCCCGGCATCCGAGATACTGTGATGAGGAGCTCGGAACGGGCGTACCGCCAGCAAGGGCCGATCCGGAGTCAGTTGCCCGGCCACGCTATGGACGCGCGTCGTTTCAATCGCCTCTTGCAATTCCAACAACGGAAGGATCGAGGGAAGCCTCCGTGCCAACATCGTCTTGCCGGAACCAGGCGGACCGACCATCAGCACGTTATGCCCGCCGGCTGCCGCGACTTCGAGTGCGCGCTTCGCATGCTCCTGCCCTCGAACGTCTGAATAGTCTTCATCCTCCGCCGTCCTGGCTGATTCCAGCAAATCTTGGTTTGAGCAAGTTGGAACAATGCGTTGACTTCCCTTGAGAAACTCCACAGCTTCCGGAAGACTGCGGATCGGGTAGGCGCTCACTCCTTCCACCAGCGCGGCTTCGGGGCCGTTATCGGCGGGCAGTAACAACTCGTATCCGGACCGGCAAGCGAGCGCAAACGATAGGGCCCCGGTGATCGATTTCACCCGACCGTCTAAAGACAGTTCTCCGATCAAGACACGCTTTTCCAGCATGGCCTGAGGGATGACATCTTCGGCGACGAGAATCCCGACAGCGATGGCGAGATCGAGCCCCGAGCCCTCTTTTTTGACCCCGGCGGGAGCCAGATTCACGGTAATTCGCTTGGCAGGAAAGTGAAACCCGGTGTTTTTCAGCGCGGAGCGCACACGGTCGCGACTTTCCTTGACGGTCGCGTCAGGCAACCCGACAACCGAGAACTGCGGCAGGCCGCCGGCGATATCGACTTCGACATCGACGAGATGGGCATCCAGCCCGACGAGTGCCGCGCTCGCAACCTTGGCAAGCATGAAAATACTGCCTTTCTACTCTAGACCGCGGCCAAACCGGGTGATTATAGGAAGTCTCTTAGGGGATTTCAATAGAGCAACCGGCTGCGGGATCTTCTCTAGCACCATTCTCACCGACTCTGTATAATCCGCCCATGTGCCTCTGGTTTCGCCCGGAGGGAGCCATCGCTTCGAATCGGTTACGATCCAACCGGTCGCCTTGCCTGCTCATCGCTTTCATTCCGCTATCTATACTGATTTTTTCCGTCGTGGCCAGCATTTCTCCATCCTCCGCGGCGAGCCGAATCCCCGGGATTCCGGCGCAACACGCAAGAAGCGCATCCCCTGTTGTCGGGTCGGCCATGGCAGTTCTCGCGACGCTCGAACAAGCACAGGTGCTTCCACCGGAGGGCACCAAAGAAGCCGATCGCGTCATCAAGTCCGTGATCCAGTTCCAATCCGCGTTTAGTAAGAGCACCGATGCGTCGGTACAGGGTTTTCTGCGCGATGCCGTTGGCGGCAAGTACGGCGAGGAAGCCACTCTCCTTCTCGAACGATTTCGTGCAAGCGGATGGACCGCGGAAATATTGGAAGCGCTCGCGGACGCGGACCAGCGTACTTCTGCGGAAGAGCTGGAGCGGCTGGCAACCGGTTTTGGACAATTCAACCTATCGGTCGACGATTTCAAGCGATTCATGCAGCTCGTACGAGAGGGCCGGTCGGCGCTCACCGCGCGAGGGCAACGTTTTGAAGAGGTCTTTGATCACCATCGAAAGACGATGCCGGGGGCGGCGGGACGGTGAATCGTGTATCTCGTGAAGCGTATCTTGCATCCCGCAACCACGACAAAGATATGAATGTTCTACATCTTACGTATTCCCAACTACACACTACGTATCACGCTCGCCTCGCGACGAAGCGGATTTTACGAACGACCGAACCTACAAGGAGGGACACATGGCGACAAGAGCCTACATTCTCATTAAAGTGAAAACGGGAAAGACCAAGGAGGTGGTCGGCGCGCTGAAACAAATACCCGGCGTGGAACAGGCTCACTCCTGCTTCGGCCGTCCGGATATTTTTGTCTTTATCAGCGTCCAGGATGAACGGGCACTCTCCGATGTCGTCATCACGAAGATCCATGCGATCGACGGCGTGGAAGAGACGGATACCCACATCGTCGCGGAACCTTAGTGTGCGCGGAACCTTAGTGTGAAAGAGGAAGGGTGACCGGCTTGCCTCCCGCCTGCGCCGACAGGTAACAGGCATCGGCGATTTCCACGGCACGACACCCATCCTCCCCCGTGATGGGCATTGAGCCATTGTTTGCCACCGCCTGCAAAAAGGCCGTGAGAGTGGCAAGAACGGTCTGGGACGGAGGAGGGGTGGCATTCATCGTCTCAACACCGGCATCATCCACACAGCGAATTCGACGTTGCATCCAGTCGGCTTCCACGCACCCCTGTGAACCAATCCATATCGCTCGACCGGCACGCGCCCCTAAGACTCGTGCGACTTCTATCCGGCAGGTCGTCCCCCCGATCGTGGTGAGATCAACCGAGGCTCTCGTTTCCGGCGCATGTGGGGGGTGCTGGTCCATCGTGCACCGCACGTC
Protein-coding regions in this window:
- a CDS encoding WYL domain-containing protein, with the protein product MPRNDQVTRQWHVLRLLESPRGVTLDELRKRLPADYSRHARTVRRDLEALESAGFPLISEQIDGSVRWRLMDGVRQAPALSLSPTELMALVMSRALLKPLAGTHIQAALDSAMAKASSLLPPVSLDYMQRVQNVFAVGLGPHKTYKQHRETIDRLTQAVDKHRTVQVRYFSASRTRMTRREIDPYRLWYASGGLYLIGYCHLRKEPRMFAVERITSVTLTDHPYQLPLGFDLDAFVQDALTVMRGPRIEVELLFDKPTAAWVKDRVWHPSQRLLHLSRGRLRMTLSLAETRELLGWILSFGSGVTVIRPETLRKAVREEAKRIWTDE
- a CDS encoding YifB family Mg chelatase-like AAA ATPase, with the protein product MLAKVASAALVGLDAHLVDVEVDIAGGLPQFSVVGLPDATVKESRDRVRSALKNTGFHFPAKRITVNLAPAGVKKEGSGLDLAIAVGILVAEDVIPQAMLEKRVLIGELSLDGRVKSITGALSFALACRSGYELLLPADNGPEAALVEGVSAYPIRSLPEAVEFLKGSQRIVPTCSNQDLLESARTAEDEDYSDVRGQEHAKRALEVAAAGGHNVLMVGPPGSGKTMLARRLPSILPLLELQEAIETTRVHSVAGQLTPDRPLLAVRPFRAPHHSISDAGLVGGGTVPKPGEVSLAHNGVLFLDESPEFKRGVLEGLRQPLEDGHVILTRASGTLKYPARFMLIAAMNPCPCGYYGDRTRPCICTGTQIRRYRSKLSGPLLDRLDIHLDVPPVPVRELRTELPAPEGSTSIRSRVMAARERQRRRYRSDGIYTNAQLKPRMVKRYCGLGQPAQDLLEQAMARLRLSARAHGRILRVARTIADLADADKIEAVHIAEAIQYRSFDRNPDV
- a CDS encoding Lrp/AsnC ligand binding domain-containing protein, translated to MATRAYILIKVKTGKTKEVVGALKQIPGVEQAHSCFGRPDIFVFISVQDERALSDVVITKIHAIDGVEETDTHIVAEP